The Paramixta manurensis region TGCGCGAGTTAGATATTGAAGCGAAAGTGATCCCAATGCGTGGCGGTACTGATGGTGCGGCACTTTCCGCTAAGGGATTATTAACGCCTAATTTTTTCACCGGCGCGCATAATTTCCATTCAAGGTTTGAGTTCTTGCCTATCCCTTCGTTTGTGAAGTCATATCAGGTAGCGGAGAAATTGTGTCTGTTAGCGGCGAAATAGCCGCTTCCGATAACAGGACAGAGCGGCATGAATGCCGTATTGTCATTCCCATCAGATCGCTCAGTCGACCTGATGGGAACAACCTGTATCGCCAACCTACTCTGCTTATTTCACACTCACATCAATACCTGGAAAGAACGTCTTCGCCAGCCGCGTGACCGTCCCATCCTGCTGTACCTTGGTCACTGCCGCATCCAGCTCGCTTTTCAGCTTGCTATCGCCTTTACGCAGCCCGAAACCAATCCCCGACCCCAGAATTTTGTCATCTTCTACCGGCTTGCCAATAAAGGCGAAGCCCTTCCCTTGCGGCTTATCTAAAAAGCCCGATTGCCCGGCAGCAGACATCACCAACGTGCCATCAAGCCGACCGGCAACCATATCGTTATACACTTGGTTTTGATCTTGATAGGAGGTCACCGTTACGCCATTTGGCTCCCAATGTTGCTTAGCGTAAGTCTCCTGAATCGATCCTTGCAGCACCCCAATATTTTTGCCCTTCAGCCCGGCTACCGTTGGCTGTAAACCGGCCCCGGCTCTCCCTACCAACATACTGGGGATCCGGTAAATCGGCTTGGTGAAATCAATGCTTTTCTCTCTTGCGTCGGTAATATTCATCGCCGAGTTAATTGCATCAAATTTCTTTGCCGCCAGCGCCG contains the following coding sequences:
- a CDS encoding transporter substrate-binding domain-containing protein; amino-acid sequence: MKKLHALLIAAGLFSSLSAAAQETLRYGLESQYPPFESRNAHGDLEGFDIELGKAICKAGNFQCRWVESSFDALIPALAAKKFDAINSAMNITDAREKSIDFTKPIYRIPSMLVGRAGAGLQPTVAGLKGKNIGVLQGSIQETYAKQHWEPNGVTVTSYQDQNQVYNDMVAGRLDGTLVMSAAGQSGFLDKPQGKGFAFIGKPVEDDKILGSGIGFGLRKGDSKLKSELDAAVTKVQQDGTVTRLAKTFFPGIDVSVK